ATCCATCTCATTACGCTCGGCAATCTCGTCGAGCAGCGACATCGCCTTTGCCAGTTTCCTGTCCTCTGCGAAACCCAGCAGTTGGGCTTCAAACTGCTGTTCCCGCATCTTCTTGAGATCGGTGGGGGACGGCAGTTCGTAGGCTTCCATCGGCGAATTGGTGGCGCGCTCGAGGGTCTTCAGCCAGCTCCGCTCACGGGGAGTGACCAGCAGGATGGCCTTGCCAGTACGACCGGCGCGACCGGTCCGGCCCACCCGGTGGATGTAGGCTTCCGTATCGTAGGGCACGTCGTAGTTGATAACGTGCGTGATGCGAGAGACGTCCAGGCCGCGGGCGGCGACATCGGTCGCAATGATGATGTCCTTCTTGCCACGCTTCAGGTCTTCAACGGTTTGCTCGCGCTGGCGCTGATTCAGATCGCCACTCAGGGGCGCGACGGCATGGCCGCGTGCCGACAGTTTCTCCGCCAGCATGGTGGTTTCGGCCTTGGTGCGCACGAAGATAATGGCGGCATCGATCGGTTCGACTTCCAGGATGCGGGTCAGGGCGTCCAGCTTGCGCTCGGCGTAGACCGGCAGGACGAACTGGGAGATCCGCTCGACTGTTCGGGTTTCGCTCTCGATTTTTACTTCGGTGGCATTGCGCAGGTAGGTCTGGGCGACCTTCTTGATCTGCGGCGGCATGGTGGCCGAGAACAAGGCGCGCTGGCAGTTCTCGGGCGTCTTGGCCAGGATCGCTTCGACATCGTCAATGAAACCCATGCGCAGCATTTCGTCGGCTTCGTCCAGAACCAGAGCCTTGAGGCTGTCCAGTTTCAGGGTGCCCTTGCGCAGATGATCAAGCATGCGCCCGGGGGTGCCAACGATGACCTGGGCGCCGCGTCGCAGGCCCTTGATCTGCGGATAGAAGTCCTGACCTCCGTAGATGGGCAGCACGTGGAACTGGCGGAATTTGCTGGCATAGGTGGTGAAGGCTTCCGCCACCTGGATGGCCAGCTCTCTCGTCGGTGCCAGGACCAGAATCTGGGGCTCGCTGAGGCTGGCGTCAATTCGGCTCAACAGCGGCAGGGCAAACGCGGCGGTTTTACCGGTGCCTGTCTGGGCCACGCCCAGAAGGTGGTTGCCGGCCAGCAGCGCAGGGATGGACTGAGCCTGGATGGGTGACGGTTTTTCGTAGCCAACTGCGGTCACGGCTTCGAGAACGGCCGGGTCCAGACCCAGTTCGGCAAAGGACAATTCTGACATTGATTTACTCGGAATTCGGGGGGTAAGGCATTGTCGGGCAATGCACGATGTGGTCGGATTATAGCGGCTTTGGAGCCTCTTTAATATGGATATTCCCACGATCCCTGTAGGTAGTTGCCGGTGCGCAGGATTGCGTTGGCGGCCTATCTGCGGCAGTCTCCCTGTTTGCCGATAGGTTGCTAACAGGAATCCAGAATGACCTTTGATCAGTTGTTGTCGTCGGTCCGGTCCGGCGAAGAACTTGTAATTCCTGCCAGTTGGGGCCAGGGGCGAGCCAGTTTTGGCGGTCTGGTTGCCGCGCTCATGTTTGATCGCATGGAACAGCTGGTGAGTCCGGGGCGGGCCATGCGATCAATGCAGGTGTCGTTCGTTGGCCCTGTTGAACCCGGGGTGCCGGCCACCTTCCACGCCGAGATCCTGCGTGAGGGCAAGGCGGTGAGTCAGGTCCAGGGACGTATTGTGCAGAACGGCGAGCCACGTCTGGTGTGCCTGGCCAGCTTTGGCGGAGACCGGGAGTCCGCGGTTCAGGTTGACCCGCTGCCGGCCCCCGAGGCGCAGCCGGTCGACCAGTGCCAGGCGTTACCCTATATCCCGGGTGCCACCCCCGAGTTCACCCAGCACATCGAGATGCGCTGGTCCTTCGGGCATATGCCTTTCTCCGGCAAAGGCGGTCGGGAAATGGGGGGCTGGATGCAGTTTCGCGAGACGCCCGAAACCTTTTCCGACGCCCACATCGTGGCGCTTGTGGACGCCTGGCCTCCGGCGCTCCTGCCGCACCTGAGTGATCGGGTACCGGCCAGCTCACTCAGCTGGGCGCTGGACATCGTCCACCCTCGTCCGACCCTGACGCCCGGCGACTGGCTGCTGTACAAGGCGAGCATCGATCAGGCAGGCGCCGGTTACGGCCACACTCAGGCTGGGATCTGGACAGCCAAGGGTGAACTGGTGGCGCTCAGTCGCCAGACTGTGACGGTATTTGGCTGATCCAGAGTCGGGAATGGGGCGGCTCAGGCCGCCATTTCCGACTTCAGGGCGTCTACGATGATGCGGGCGAAATCTTCCGGGGAGTCTTCCTGCAGGAAGTGCCCGCCCCTCAGCGTGATGTGCGGTTGGCCATGGGCTCCGGGAATGCGGCGCTGCATGTAGCGGTCTCCGCCCCGGGTAATCGGATCGCCATTGCTGAAGCAGGTGATGAAAGGCTTGCGCCACTTTTCCAGCACTCTCCAGGCTTCCTTGTTGGCTTCACCGGACGGATCATCGCCGGATACCGGGACCAGTTTCGGAAATGCCCGGGCACCTGCCTTGTAGTCCGCGGTTGGGAAGGGGGCTTCGTAAGCGGCCAGTTCCGCCTTCGAGAGGGTGCGTTCGGTGCCCAGTTGGACAATACGGCCAATCGGGAACCAGGGGCTGTGGCTGGCAAAGGCCTTCCACAGCGTAAACACCGTTGGAACGCGATCCTCGCCGGTCGGCAGCATGCCATTACCGACGATGATTCGACGGAAGCGATGCGGGTGTTCCGCCGCCAGCCTCAAACCCAGCAGCGATCCCCAGTTCTGGCAAACCAGGGTGATGTCCGTGAGGTCCAGGGTTTCCAGCCAGTTTGTCAGCCATTCCATGTGGCGGTCGTAGCTGTAGTCCTCGATGGCTGCGGGCTTGTCGGATTTTCCAAAGCCAATCAGATCCGGTGCCAGGACTCTGTGCCCGGCGGCGGCCACGTGCGGAATCATGTGCCGGTACAGGTAGGACCAGGAGGGTTCTCCATGCAGCATGAGAACCGGTGACGCGCTGTCCGGACCCTCGTCTACATAGTGCATCCGCAGGTTGGGTGCGACATCAAGATAATGCGGAGCAAAAGGGTAATCCGGAAGACCTGCGAAGCGGGCTTCATCGGTTCTCAGAATACGCATGCCATCGACTGTCCTGACTGATTGGTTGCGTGATTGTCGAAGGCTTCCGGCGGGGGAAGCCCAGTAAGACAATCGTCGACAAACAGGATAAAGCAGATGGAAATTTTGTGTGTTTGAGTTGCGTAACAGTGCGTTGCCGCTTTGAATCAGGACGCCATTCCGAACAGTTGTTCCGAATCGTCGATGCTGGCCATGGCCGCATCGCAGCAGTTTACGGCGCCGCAGTCATCGGCCGAACACAGGCCGACGGTCATGCATTCGACGTCCCGGATATGATTGCCTTCGTTCCGGAAAATCCGGGCGCGAGACAGGATCGAGCGACAGTGACCACAGAGTAGGGTCGGGACGGCACTGCCTTCAGCAACCAGGGCAGTGTAGATTTGTTGATCGTTCTTGCTCATGTTTATCCTCCTGATAAAGTCCAACCTAGGGATGGAGTGTGACAAATTAAAGTCTCCAGCCCCATTACGCCTTAGTTATCCGGATCGACCACCGGTCGACGGTTGGAACGCTTGTCTTCCCAATCAAGCTCCTTCGGATCATACCAGCCTATGCCATTCAGGACCTTTTCGCGAGTTGTCGGAGAGAGGGTTGGCCACAATTCCTGAAAATCGTCCAGGCCAAGCTCCCGCTGCCGCAGCTGTTTGCTTTGCAGGCGGTTAATGGTACGCGGGAGCTGAAGGGCCTCACCCAATTGACCCGGAACCAAAACCTCCTGCCCCAACACCTTGCGGCGATGGGTGCGGGCAGCCAGCACCCGACGCAACTCAATGGCGGCTTCGAGGGCGGTTTCCGGAGTAAACGTTTCCAATTCCAACAGCGCGACCTGTTTAATAGCTGATCAACAACCGTCCACTATAACCTGAAGCAGGCTACAGTGGCCATGTTGCCGTGATAGGCTAGCCCTGTTCTGCGGCTGAGGCCGTACAGGGCTGTCTTTGCTCTCACTTGTCAGGAAAAACCACAACTATGTACGCAAAACTGGAAACACGGACCTTTCTCGCGATGTTGGTGGGGGTTTCCCTGGCCTTTGTCTGGCTGATGAAACCGTTTTTCGGCCCCATCTTCTGGGCCGTGGCCATTGCCTTGATCTTCCATCCAGTGCAGCAGCTATTGGTCCGAAAGCTCGGGGAACGGCCCAACATTAATGCGTTGATAACGTTGGTTATCTGCATGGTGATCGTCGTGATTCCGGTGCTGGTGCTGATAACCTCGCTGATTGCAGAAGGCGTCGGTCTTTACCAACAGATCCAGGCCGGCGAGATACGACCGGGCGAGTACATTGATCAGGTCAACAAGTCGTTTCCCGCCATCCAGTCGTTTTTGGCTCAATTCGACATCAACTTTGCCGAGATCCGCGATCGGGCAGTGAGCATTTTCGTCGGAGGCAGCCAGTTCCTCGCCAAACAGGCGCTCGGGGTGGGGCAGAATACCTTTCAGTTTTTCCTGGGCCTGGCCCTGATGGTCTATCTGGCGTTTTTCCTGTTACGCGACGGTACCAAACTCGTGGAACTGATGATTCGTGCGCTGCCGCTGGGTGATGAGCGTGAGCGACTGCTGTTTGCCAAGTTTGCCGAGGTGACCCGGGCGACGGTGAAAGGGAATCTGCTGATCGCCATCATTCAGGGAGCCCTGGGGGGGCTCATTTTCTGGCTCCTCGGGATCAACGGTGCGCTGCTGTGGGGTGTGGTCATGGCCATCGTGTCGCTGTTGCCCGCCGTGGGAGCCGCGCTGGTCTGGGTGCCCGCCGCCATCTACCTGGCGGCCATCGGTGACGTGGTTGAGGCCGTCATCCTGACGGTCTTTGGCGTTGTGGTGATTGGCCTTGCGGACAACTTGCTGCGCCCGGTCCTGGTGGGTCGGGACACCAAACTGCCTGACTACATCGTGCTCCTGTCCACCCTGGGCGGGATTGTTATGTTCGGAATCAATGGCTTTGTGATGGGCCCCCTGGTGGCAGCCCTGTTCATGGCGTTCTGGGGGATCTTCATCCGCGAGTTCGGGGAGGGCGCAGGGCGGGTGGACCAGGTCGGTTCCGGCGCCGCGCAGCGCGACGAATGAGTGGGTGAGGTTACATGTCGCGAAAGTATGATAGGATTTTCATTGTTTGCCCCAGCCTGTGGAGATAGGCACCACAAAACAATAAAGAAACGGGTATCGGCAAGATATCAGGAGTATGCAGGTGAGTACCATGAGAAACGCGACCAACCATCTGGGCCGTCTGGCGATTGCGGCCGGCACAGCGGCTTTGCTTGGGCTGGCGCCCGCGGCCTATGCGGATGAAACCGTTGCCCTCAAAAACGCGCTCTACGGAGCAGGGTACAACATCACAAACGTCAGTTCGCAGATGGACGATGCCACCCGCGCGGCACTGACCAAGTTTCAGAAGGAAAATGGCCTTCAGGCGACGGGAATGCTCGACGACGAGACGAAGAAGGCGCTGGGAATGATCTCGGTCCAGGTGGCTGCGGCGTCAACGGCACCGGCCCAGAACAGCAGCGCGCCTGCCGAAGCTGAGTCTGCGGCACCCGAGCAGACCGAAAGCACCGACGAGGGTGCGATCGAGGAAGACGACGACGGTGGCTGGTCACTGTGGTAAACCGGCCCTGACAAAAAAAGCCCGCCAGGCAACCTGGGCGGGCTTTTTTTGTGGGCGGGTGAAGGGTCAGTCGAGCTTGCTAAGATCCCTTACCGCGCCCTTGTCCGCGCTGGTGGCCAGCAGGGCATAGGCTTTCAGGGCCGCCGACACCTTCCGGTCCCGGGCCAGCTCGGGTTTCCAACCCCGGGCATCACGAGCTTCCCGGCGACGATCCAGTTCGTGCTGATCCAGTTCGACATTGATTGTGCGATTCGGAATGTCGATGCGGATACGATCGCCATTCTCGATCAGGCCGATGGCTCCTCCCGCTGCGGCCTCAGGTGAGGCATGGCCAATCGACAGGCCGGATGTGCCCCCGGAAAAACGACCATCGGTGAGCAGCGCGCAGTCCTTGCCCAGCCCCTTGGATTTCAGATAGCTGGTGGGGTAGAGCATTTCCTGCATGCCGGGTCCGCCCCGGGGACCTTCGTAACGGATGATGACCACCTCACCCGGCTTGACCTCGTCGCTCAGGATACCGGCGACGGCGGAGTCCTGGCTTTCGAAAACCCGGGCCGTCCCCTCGAACACGTAGATGCTTTCATCGACCCCCGCGGTTTTCACGACGCAGCCATCCTGCGCGATGTTGCCGTAGAGCACCGCCAGTCCGCCTTCGGATGAATACGCGTTCTCGACCGAACGGATGCAGCCGGTCTCGCGGTCACCGTCGAGGGTTGGCCAGCGAGTGTTTTGACTGAACGCCGTCTGGGTCGGGATACCGGCGGGCCCTGCCTTGTAGAATTCAACGACCTCGCTGGGCGGCGAACGCATGATGTCCCAGGTTTCGAGCGCTTCCTTCATCGTCTTGCTGTGAACGGTGGGCAGCTCTGTGTTGATCAGTCCGCCGCGCTCCAGTTCCCCGAGAATACCCATGATGCCGCCGGCCCGATGCACGTCTTCCATGTGGTACTTGGGCGAGTTGGGGGCGACCTTGCACAACTGGGGCACCCTGCGCGACAACTGGTCGATTTCGTTCAGGGTAAACGGAACGCCGCCTTCCTGGGCCGCGGCCAGCAGGTGCAGGATGGTGTTGGTGGAGCCACCCATCGCGATGTCCATTACCATGGCATTTTCAAAGGCGGCCATGGACGCGATGCTCAGTGGCAGAACACTGGCGTCCTCATCCTCGTAATAGCGCCGGGCATTCTCCACAATCTGACGACCTGCCTTCAGGAACAGTTGCTCGCGATCGGCGTGGGTGGCCAGCAGGGAGCCGTTGCCGGGAAGGGCTAGACCGATGGCTTCGGTCAGGCAGTTCATGGAGTTGGCGGTAAACATGCCGGAACAGGAGCCGCAGGTCGGGCAGGCACTGCGCTCGTACTCGGCCACAGTTTCGTCATCGGCGTTGGGGTCGGCGGCAATAACCATGGCGTCGACCAGGTCGAGCTTGTGCTCGGACAGCTTGGTTTTGCCGGCTTCCATCGGGCCGCCGGAAACGAAAATGGTGGGGATGTTCAGACGCATGGCGGCCATGAGCATGCCCGGCGTGATCTTGTCGCAGTTGGAAATGCAGACCAGGGCATCGGCACAGTGGGCGTTGACCATGTATTCGACGGAGTCGGCGATGATTTCCCGGGACGGCAGCGAATAGAGCATGCCGTCGTGACCCATGGCAATCCCATCGTCCACGGCGATGGTGTTGAATTCCTTGGCGACGCCACCGGCTGCCTCGATTTCACGGCAGACGAGCTGCCCCAGATCTTTCAGGTGGACGTGACCGGGTACAAACTGGGTAAAGGAATTGGCGACCGCAATGATCGGCTTGCCGAAATCCTCGTTTTTCATACCGGTGGCGCGCCAGAGGGCGCGGGCGCCGGCCATATTGCGGCCAGCGGTGGAAGTCCGCGAACGATACTGAGGCATGATGTTCTGTTCTCTCTGTTATTACCTGATGGTGGTGTCGGGTTGGCTTTGATCGACCTCAAAGGATACCAGATTAGACTCCTATCGCATGGTTGTTTTAGCGGACCGTGTTTACAATACATAACAGGGAGCACAAATCGTCTCTGGATTTGCCTCACACAAGGAGTTTGCCTATGGCTGGCCGGGACAGCCTGCCACTTCGCCGCCTCAAAGAATTTCAGCCGTTAAACCGGCTCAGTGATGATCAACTGGTGCTGCTGGCGAG
This region of Marinobacter arenosus genomic DNA includes:
- a CDS encoding haloalkane dehalogenase, yielding MRILRTDEARFAGLPDYPFAPHYLDVAPNLRMHYVDEGPDSASPVLMLHGEPSWSYLYRHMIPHVAAAGHRVLAPDLIGFGKSDKPAAIEDYSYDRHMEWLTNWLETLDLTDITLVCQNWGSLLGLRLAAEHPHRFRRIIVGNGMLPTGEDRVPTVFTLWKAFASHSPWFPIGRIVQLGTERTLSKAELAAYEAPFPTADYKAGARAFPKLVPVSGDDPSGEANKEAWRVLEKWRKPFITCFSNGDPITRGGDRYMQRRIPGAHGQPHITLRGGHFLQEDSPEDFARIIVDALKSEMAA
- a CDS encoding peptidoglycan-binding domain-containing protein → MQVSTMRNATNHLGRLAIAAGTAALLGLAPAAYADETVALKNALYGAGYNITNVSSQMDDATRAALTKFQKENGLQATGMLDDETKKALGMISVQVAAASTAPAQNSSAPAEAESAAPEQTESTDEGAIEEDDDGGWSLW
- a CDS encoding AI-2E family transporter, which codes for MYAKLETRTFLAMLVGVSLAFVWLMKPFFGPIFWAVAIALIFHPVQQLLVRKLGERPNINALITLVICMVIVVIPVLVLITSLIAEGVGLYQQIQAGEIRPGEYIDQVNKSFPAIQSFLAQFDINFAEIRDRAVSIFVGGSQFLAKQALGVGQNTFQFFLGLALMVYLAFFLLRDGTKLVELMIRALPLGDERERLLFAKFAEVTRATVKGNLLIAIIQGALGGLIFWLLGINGALLWGVVMAIVSLLPAVGAALVWVPAAIYLAAIGDVVEAVILTVFGVVVIGLADNLLRPVLVGRDTKLPDYIVLLSTLGGIVMFGINGFVMGPLVAALFMAFWGIFIREFGEGAGRVDQVGSGAAQRDE
- a CDS encoding acyl-CoA thioesterase, with protein sequence MTFDQLLSSVRSGEELVIPASWGQGRASFGGLVAALMFDRMEQLVSPGRAMRSMQVSFVGPVEPGVPATFHAEILREGKAVSQVQGRIVQNGEPRLVCLASFGGDRESAVQVDPLPAPEAQPVDQCQALPYIPGATPEFTQHIEMRWSFGHMPFSGKGGREMGGWMQFRETPETFSDAHIVALVDAWPPALLPHLSDRVPASSLSWALDIVHPRPTLTPGDWLLYKASIDQAGAGYGHTQAGIWTAKGELVALSRQTVTVFG
- a CDS encoding DEAD/DEAH box helicase; protein product: MSELSFAELGLDPAVLEAVTAVGYEKPSPIQAQSIPALLAGNHLLGVAQTGTGKTAAFALPLLSRIDASLSEPQILVLAPTRELAIQVAEAFTTYASKFRQFHVLPIYGGQDFYPQIKGLRRGAQVIVGTPGRMLDHLRKGTLKLDSLKALVLDEADEMLRMGFIDDVEAILAKTPENCQRALFSATMPPQIKKVAQTYLRNATEVKIESETRTVERISQFVLPVYAERKLDALTRILEVEPIDAAIIFVRTKAETTMLAEKLSARGHAVAPLSGDLNQRQREQTVEDLKRGKKDIIIATDVAARGLDVSRITHVINYDVPYDTEAYIHRVGRTGRAGRTGKAILLVTPRERSWLKTLERATNSPMEAYELPSPTDLKKMREQQFEAQLLGFAEDRKLAKAMSLLDEIAERNEMDMAMVAGALACWMEAAQPGSLPLEQPEALPVVSATPPRRDRKGGRPGEFRKGPKGGFKKGGPKGKGGPGGRGKPPGKGGKPAGKRPPRQA
- the ilvD gene encoding dihydroxy-acid dehydratase; this translates as MPQYRSRTSTAGRNMAGARALWRATGMKNEDFGKPIIAVANSFTQFVPGHVHLKDLGQLVCREIEAAGGVAKEFNTIAVDDGIAMGHDGMLYSLPSREIIADSVEYMVNAHCADALVCISNCDKITPGMLMAAMRLNIPTIFVSGGPMEAGKTKLSEHKLDLVDAMVIAADPNADDETVAEYERSACPTCGSCSGMFTANSMNCLTEAIGLALPGNGSLLATHADREQLFLKAGRQIVENARRYYEDEDASVLPLSIASMAAFENAMVMDIAMGGSTNTILHLLAAAQEGGVPFTLNEIDQLSRRVPQLCKVAPNSPKYHMEDVHRAGGIMGILGELERGGLINTELPTVHSKTMKEALETWDIMRSPPSEVVEFYKAGPAGIPTQTAFSQNTRWPTLDGDRETGCIRSVENAYSSEGGLAVLYGNIAQDGCVVKTAGVDESIYVFEGTARVFESQDSAVAGILSDEVKPGEVVIIRYEGPRGGPGMQEMLYPTSYLKSKGLGKDCALLTDGRFSGGTSGLSIGHASPEAAAGGAIGLIENGDRIRIDIPNRTINVELDQHELDRRREARDARGWKPELARDRKVSAALKAYALLATSADKGAVRDLSKLD